TGAAACATATGATTTTTTGAAGCAAGTTGAAGACTACAAGCAGCTCCTAAGCAAAGCATAAGCAGGAAGCCATGCATATTGGAAATACATATACACATaaaagatgaataaagacaCAAAATTTGAGTAAGATTTAAACCTGTTTGAGGAATGTGGCAGACTGTAAACTTACCTATGAGCTTTTCGAATCCTTTTCCATTGGGTCAACCATTCAGGGAACTCCCATCATCTATTTCTTTATcgttttattgaaatattttgtccAACAGAGCAAGTGGCAAGAGTTCTAGTTTGACTTGCTTGTTTTTTTGAGATTATTTGGACGATTTGaattgtaggaggaaactggggAACCCGAAGGCAACCAACACTCTCATGAGTGTGCATGACATGCACTGCTCCATATCAGATGTGAACAGCTGACATTTGGATGGCAAAATGATGTTGTTATGCCAGTGCAACACCACTCACGCTCACATAATGGTACAAAGTTCTTGGGCTGTACCGGGCAGTACTTTTCAGTGATTTATACGCCTTTCAAAATACAGAATTGAGAGCCGAGTGTCGACTGGGTGAATTGGTTATTAATGTTTCCGAATCAATTTCCACTAATTCACACATGACTAAATCCAAATTATGAGTCAAAATTGCAGGAATTAGCTAAATATTCAGACTGTATGGGTCATAAAAAAAGTTCACCAGTATAAcaaagtaatttttttaaagttgtaGGACATTGCAATAAGTTGGTTAATTAAGTTAAAGAATCAGTTTGAGAATGTGCATGGTATGGTTATGGTTAGTGCAGTGTCATTGGGGATGCGATAGTTTGATATTATAACAAACTCACCAAGACGTAAACATTTTTTGACTACTTGCTTAAGGATGGAGAGTTGTTAGTCTGACATGCATGAACACACGAGCAACTAAATCTATGAATGAAGACTGGAATCGATTCACAACAATGGAATGGATCAGGTGAGACATGATCATTAATATCACTGTCCAAGGCTTCACCTTGTTGTTTTCTGATGTAAAAACCTAGTGGATTTGTTAATGGCTACTACGCTATTGCCTGCGACTTCTCAAAGTCGATACTTTGGACAAAATCAGAGTATTGATATTATTTGGAAACACCAACAATAAGTATATTGAATGAAGCCATACAAAGATTATTTTTGGGTTGTTTCAGCTGGAAGAACCAAGAAAACCATCGATTTAGTTGCCTGCATGTAACTTATGGGAATATTTTgcgaataaaaacaaaatagcCTTGAGGCACAAGACTTCAGTATACTGTGTTAATGTAATTAAGCCAGTTAGGGGCACATGTAGTAGGCCAATACATGAAACAGACATATCAACCAGCTTAATTATGTCAACACAGTGTATAAGTTGGAAAAGAGAGAATGAAGTAAAGAACCTTTTGAATTAGTCACACTGGAACTGAAACTGTAAACCAGGACATTTTCACCAGTGactgattttcatgaaatctcaAATAACATAAAACCGATCCTTCTTCCATTTTTAAAGATGACAGGAATCTGAACCAGTGGTGGTCTGGGATGACTCAGTCAAGTAAATTTCCAGTGCACAGTACAATGATGCATTGCATGATGTACTATGAGAACCTCTTTCATGGTGCTCCAACAAGATGGGGCAAGGCTATCTCCGTTCATCTCCAAGATTTATAGGAACGGCTGGGTCTTTTTGTAGcctttttggcatgtttggcaGACCATTGTTGACATGAATTTTGAAGATTTGTCAAAGTTGACGTTTCAAAGCCCTGAATTCCCAGTTTACAGCATTTGAAATTGAACAAAATAAGGGAACTAGAACTAAGGAGATAGACACTTTGTTATCCCACAATgtccagaaaaaaacatgtgcTCAAATACTGAAGCAAAATCTTGTTTATGTGTGTTTTGAAATACAGTACAATTTTAACGTTTTGTTTTCATGGCATCGGTGGCAATTGTGTTGAGTCTTGACCACACAATGTCATAAAACAAAACGTTTGGTTTTCTATTATAAAGGATTTAAAAACCTCTGCCAAATGATCTCACAGTCACACCTGTGTGTGCTTCTAGCATTAGGGAAAATAACAGATTATAAAGGCAGTTTGGCACTAGATTTTTCTGCATTGCGGACAATAATTTTACCTCGGGTTCTGTCAGTGTACTCTGTTTGGAGGAAATGTTTAAAATGGGTGCTAGCAATTAGTGGTGGGATCTGTACACCGGTGTAAGCCAAATACCGTGGGAAATTAGGACTGAGACTGATGATTGAATGTAACAGAGTTGTGGGCTTCGTGGCTTCAACTGGGCAGTTACgtttaaaaatttaaacaaaacTGATTTAACTATTGTCTTACTGTCTGTAAAACAAAAACTaaattttttataaatttttcagTTACTGAAAATAATCTTCACGCGTATATTTCCAGTAATTGACCAGCTTCAtgaattttcaaaagcattaGTGCTGAAGCATTGTGTTGAGTGTCTTCAATCAGCCAAGTACATCAACCGTATGACAACATCCTAAGGTTTCAGTCAGTGTCAGTCCTTTCTCGATCCAAAACCGGTTTTCATGCAAACAGTAAACCTCATGCAAACAAACCAAAACCAGGGCACTCAATCGAGCCAGTTATGGGATTCCCATAACTGACTTTACATGCGGAGTTGCTGCTGCCACCTGTTGCTCATGACATTTAAGTGCTATTTAGAACAATATCACGATTTGAATTTGCGACGAAGACAACACAGATGGTAAGGTGTAAACACTGGGAATGGTGAACTATCCAAATTACACACAGGGCTCTTACTCTAGGGATAATAAGAATTGCAAAATTTTAAAAGCTTATAAAAGCGCGTAAGCAAATAGCTGGCAGTTTGTCATATGAACTGCTGTGTGTGAATCCAAAGTAACGATTGGTAGACGTGCATGCATTGTTTTTATCTTCGTGACAGAAGGAAGAAGGCACAGATCCAAAAAGAAGTGTCACTGCTCCCGATTTGGTTAAAAAATCTGAGAAAGACACAGATGCACATCTATACCTGTATGTCAGGATCCACACACATGCAACAAGCCAAAATTCAACACAAGCTTCACGAAGGCAGTGCTGTACAGGAAAGTGTAACGCGTCTCTTGAACAATGCTTACCGCAGACTCCTCAACATAGGGCGTATCCAGTTCATCATGAACGGTGGAAAAGCTCTCGTGTATTGTCGTGTTCAGCTTACAATCGGTCAACGCCGTCTGCAAAAGAAGCATTAGAGAAGAGATAAAGCTTTTTCTGGTCAGTTCGTACAGGAAGTGGATTTTACAGCTTGAGCGCAAATCACAACTTCATCAGGCTTGAGAAAATATTGGTGTTTAGTCGGTAGGTAGTAGAAGAGACAACTTACACTATTCAACCTCACAAAATCATCCTTCAAGGTTTGCAATTCTGGCATGAGAGTTCCATGAATCGTGTCATTGAGTGATGTTATCTGTGTCTTGATGGTGTCAACAGACTTAATCATCGGGTTGATCTTATTTGTTATGAGTTGATTGATTTTATCGGACACTCCCCGATTGTTTTGAAGTGCTTCTTCCCGGAATTGGTCAACCtaggaaaatgataaaaataatatGTCAGTTCAAGAGGTCTCTGGCAGGGTAGTAGGATTAAGGGACACTTTACCTGGCATGGGCTATTGAACCATCTATTTTGTTGATGGAGTTAGTGTGAGTGAGTGCGCAAGACAATCACAAGCCACAGGGAAAGGGTATTTTGCTTGAGTCTTGCATTGAAGCACATTGCAATGAATCAAGGTGCCCATTCAAAGGACATGGCAAAGCTAAGGGCATCAAAGACATGGCAATCAAAGTCTGTGTACTTCTGATCTTCTCAGCAGTTTTAATGCACTATGAGATTTCTTGGCACTTAATTCGTGAAAAATATAATTCTCAGCacttaaagaaaaaaataatttgtttttttagAGACCTCTGATCTCATCTACTTTGATGCAAAGCAAAAGCTGGAGTAGACATACTTACTTTCGAGTCGACCAGGATTATTTGATTAGTATTTTCAGTCACTCGAGTGTCTAAGCCGCTTACAGCTGCAGTATTTGACGAGGTATTTTTCACAACTTCATCAAACCTTGTCAGTAGTGTCGAGTTGTGACTGGTGTTGCCGATGAAACTCAGCACCGTGTCGAGTTCAACAACCTGAAATCAAAACAGATGGAATATAAAAAGCAGCTTTCTCCTCTGTTCTTTTTTTCTAGTATATATCGATGTTGGTATAAAAGGGACACTTCACGTCTCTGTGGAAGTTTATGTTGGCTCCTTAATAAAGGTACAGTTCCAAATCTTAAGGAGAAGTTGAGTAAAACAGGTACCAATACCAACCTTGGACTCCAGATCATTCACTCTTTTTAAAGCTGCCTCTAATGCTGCTTCCAGTTGAATTGTTTTATTTCTAGCACCATTATCAACTGAAAATGCAAATGTTCAAATGGTGAAACAATTTCTGGAATTGAATTATCAACCAGGGGATGCCGGTATCAAATGCTGCAATCTAGTTCTCATTGCTTAAAGTGAACTTATCCTAGCAATGCACTTAATATATGAATTGAATTAGGGGAAAAAGACCCCTCAATTCTGGATGTGACTATCATAATCTTATTAAGGTGTTCCACACCTGAAACTGTCCAGAATCCGTCTTTGAATGGCATTTTTACTGGAAGACACTGACAGGTGATCACTGACAGCCACACAGATGACAATTTTCTCCTGAAAaaactaaaaataaaaatattctcACCTTGCGGCTCTGATGTAAATTGTGTCTTTTTCACCCCCAATGCCCCGATTATCACAAGCACTAATAGAATGAACAGTAGTATTGTCAAGATTCCAATCACTATGAGAATTATCCACAACGCTCTATTTTTTGAAAGGCAATTAGATCCATTTTTACTATCACTGTGGTCTGGCTGAGATATTGCTTTTGCCGAATCATATAGAGGGTTCTGCctttttctgaaagaaatgaaGGCAAAAGTATAAGATCATGGAAAGGGTCCACTGCAAAACATAGAAAGGATAATCGCCACAACAAAGAGACAATATTTAGAGCGagtatgaaaagaaaatcaccAAATGCTACAACACTGTATTCAACGTGCTTGGTGTGCAGTTTTCAAAATGAAGCATAATCCTTGGTACTGAATTTTGATCCAGGGAATGAAATTTGACTCAGGGTTGTATATATTATCATGGTCAATCATGGTGGCAGAAATTTGGTTTGTTTTTGCGATCAAAGGGTGCCGTTTGCTTGGAGGGGTTAAAGCTAGGGTCAGTAGCAGAAGCAGGTTAGCTGACTTACCTGGGTCCCTCACTGATTATAGAGACATCACTTCCCGTCTGGGAGTATATATCAAAGGTGGAAGGAAGGCTCGATAAGGGCGGCATAGGGGGAGGACTTGGTGTATATCGGTCATCGCTGTGTGAGAACTTTTTCAATCTATGTAAAACAAATAAAGGGGAACTTCCCTTTATCACAGCGTTGCGTCAGGGACAGCTAGGGGATGATGAAATGCCCTGTCACAGGTGTCCATTAGAATAGACTTTAATTCACCGTGGTTTTGTTTTGGTATAAGAGGCGGACGCACTGTCATCAGGTTCCTCAGAGGTCAACACAAGTAACAAGAAGCAGGCAAGCACAGGACATTTAGTGATGAGACAACATCTAACCTAACACATAACAACATTGCTATGAACAAAAACAATGATCAATAAGACAATCAAAATGGTAACCTTCTTTATGTTCCATGTCCTAGAACCTCTGAAGGACTGACCTTGAGATCTCAAATATTTGACCTTTCATTTCAAGGCTTGACCTTCAAATTTCAAAGCCTTGGCCTTGACCTTGTGATCTCGAACTCAAAGACTTGTTCTTGAAGGGTCTCAAAAGAAGCTTTGTCCAAATCAAAAGTGACCTGCAGATGAGCAATTTTTGCCGCTACAGCCCacaatcatgattgcatgtgacACATATTgctcgtttgcggtggtcatcgcaggtgcctgGGACACAAATTGTGACTGCGGCGACAGGTGAGAAATATCTCACCAAGTGATTACCAGCCAACCCACACACGAGAGATCTTTTAATCTCACATCGCAGCAACCATAATCACAAGTTGCAGTGAAAAAGTGCTTGTTTGCATGGCATTCAAATGGCTTGTTTACCTCAGGCTCAGTGAGGCAAATGACCTTGGACCAGGCTTCTCTTTCAAGGTCAGCTTCACAAACTTACCTTGGCTGACTTTTACTTGTTTTTGCTAATGGCAATTCCTCGTAGTCATGTACAGAACTAGCTGGACGGTTATTCTTTGTGGAGCTGATGTGGCTTGGAATGGCAAGATTATCGGGACGTTTCTTTGAGGTACTGTTCGCACTTCCAGCACCAGTGGGCAACGGGCACTGGTTTTCATATTTATGAGCAGAGGGATTCTTCACAAAGACTTTCGGCGTTGGCCGTGGACTTTTCTTGGGTGGAAGTTCGGGTATTATATCTGCAAGATCTGCAATACCTGAAACATGGCAAAGAAATTtatgatgataaagatgataGATGCATTTTTGGTCAATTTGAAATGCAAATGCGTGATGTACGAGAAAACCAGAGACTATACAGTAAAGTGTTATAAACAACCAATAACTCTCGGCCCCGACGTGATATGCACGTCATATCCGCATGTCAAGACGTGTCATGCACATCACCGACAGCAAAAGGGTTCATTGCAAAAGTTACACCTCCCTTTTCACAAACATCACTGGCATAAGCATAAATGTGGCATTAAACTGACAGTTCTGCTGGTGTGTATCTCCAAGTCTGATGGATGAACTCACCAGAATCCTTACTGAGGGAGTGGCCAGTCTCCTCGACCTCTCCGTCGAATGCCCGATTGGTCACTCCGATATGTGCACTCATAATGAACAATCACAGTCTTTTAGCTAGCAAACATGTTGGAGGCCAGGAATATCTGAAAAGACACACAAGGACAGAAAAGGATAAGAGAGGAAAATAATTTGTTATAATTGAGCTGATATAGAGCAGGTAAGTATGTACTGAAAAGACGAGCCTTAAAAAGACATATTACTATCAAAATAGTGTGGAAAAAAACCACAGGAACTGCTGTATTATACATACCACAGGAAACACAAGAGGATCTAGATTACACATATAATTGTCAAAGATCAAAGGTTTCAAGCAAAGCCTGATGATATCAACTTACACACTCCTAATCCTCAAACTTTTTCTCCACCTGCCTTGAAAATTCACAATAATAAATAGTCCTACAAACCTTCAAACATTCCTCGAGATATTGCACGCCAACTtgtttagatacatgtatgcgGTTATTGAATGAAATCATACCCTCAGGTACAATAGGAACACCGTTCAATACATTAAGAACACCTAAACTTTACAATACAAAACGACCTGATGTTTTATTATCTGGTACAGCACAATATCGTCATGTGACCTCAGCATTTGGGGACAATCGCTCTATAAATGCCACTGACATAGTCTCAAGTCATGCATGGGATATCTTCAGACAAAGATTTCTTTGATATGATCCAAAGGATAGATAGGACATAGAATAATTGACCGAGTTTTAAAACATGACCAGTCGCTGGCTTCTTCAATTCTCTCATCATGATCCGGGCCATAATCTGAAATTGACTGTTCCAATAATATTTCACGGCACAGAATTTCAAGATGTCTTGAGAATTTCAAGTTAGGCCCAAGGCCCGCATTTCATTCCAGTCAAGTATtcattgatttttcaatgatccagTTTGGAGAAGTCATGGTCCTGCTGCaagccattttgtatgaaaaacccacatatctcatgcccataTTGCCCCTTTAATGAATCCAAATGTTTGAACAGGGCGTGGGTGGTGAAAAAACCCATGCTTCAATACGCTACAGGTAAATGTCAATCGGAAGATCAATATACAGATCAAACAAACTCTCAAGTATTTTTAAATCTGGTTTTCCTATCTGTCAGGAAATAATCATTAGCAAACACGATAAAAATAGATTCGACATCAAAACTTATTAGAACGGTAATTGTCCGTATAAGGAGACAATATATCAGTCATCTGTTGGTTTATCGATAAAACACTGCACTGATAAACCACAGATGATCTTTAATCAAAGCCTTATCAGTAGATGTGACCAATTCTGACGACACGCATCGCAATGAGCATTTGAAGAATTTACAGATCAAACATACtctcaaatatttttaaatCTGATTTTCTTATCTGTCAGGAAATAATTATTAGCAAACACGATAAAACGAGATTCAACAGCAATATTTATTAGAACGGTAATTGTCCGTATAAGGAGACAATATATCAGTCATCTGTTGGTTTATCGATAAAACACTGCACTGATAAACCACAGATGATTTTTAATCAAAGCCTTATCAGTAGATGTGACCAATTCTGACGACACGCGTCGCAATGAGCATTTGAAGAATTTGAGTTGAATATTCTATCAGGAACTACACATTTCCTGCCTTCACATGACGATGTCTGCTTTGTACAGTTCTGAATTGTAAGTTGACATCAAACTGATGATGGCGATGTGTGAATATTACATGCCTATTTATCAGAGGTGTGGATAACAGAATTTAAACATGACAATGCCTTTGATTTTCTTATAAGTGATGGGACGGGCTACAATTTTTTCAGTCAGACACCTGGGGCTTGGTAACGTTATAACTATGTTACCCCAGAAGGTATCTTCGACGTCAACTCTGAAAATAGTCACACCAAATCGG
Above is a window of Lineus longissimus chromosome 3, tnLinLong1.2, whole genome shotgun sequence DNA encoding:
- the LOC135485468 gene encoding uncharacterized protein LOC135485468 isoform X1; this encodes MSAHIGVTNRAFDGEVEETGHSLSKDSGIADLADIIPELPPKKSPRPTPKVFVKNPSAHKYENQCPLPTGAGSANSTSKKRPDNLAIPSHISSTKNNRPASSVHDYEELPLAKTSKSQPRLKKFSHSDDRYTPSPPPMPPLSSLPSTFDIYSQTGSDVSIISEGPRKRQNPLYDSAKAISQPDHSDSKNGSNCLSKNRALWIILIVIGILTILLFILLVLVIIGALGVKKTQFTSEPQVDNGARNKTIQLEAALEAALKRVNDLESKVVELDTVLSFIGNTSHNSTLLTRFDEVVKNTSSNTAAVSGLDTRVTENTNQIILVDSKVDQFREEALQNNRGVSDKINQLITNKINPMIKSVDTIKTQITSLNDTIHGTLMPELQTLKDDFVRLNSTALTDCKLNTTIHESFSTVHDELDTPYVEESASYVVVGAQCSTIGFKSHSRKIAPLIINGQETPYLTYKCNCIKKEVNFKKFECRIHVLMCSTAQK
- the LOC135485468 gene encoding uncharacterized protein LOC135485468 isoform X2 — its product is MSAHIGVTNRAFDGEVEETGHSLSKDSGIADLADIIPELPPKKSPRPTPKVFVKNPSAHKYENQCPLPTGAGSANSTSKKRPDNLAIPSHISSTKNNRPASSVHDYEELPLAKTSKSQPRLKKFSHSDDRYTPSPPPMPPLSSLPSTFDIYSQTGSDVSIISEGPRKRQNPLYDSAKAISQPDHSDSKNGSNCLSKNRALWIILIVIGILTILLFILLVLVIIGALGVKKTQFTSEPQVDNGARNKTIQLEAALEAALKRVNDLESKVVELDTVLSFIGNTSHNSTLLTRFDEVVKNTSSNTAAVSGLDTRVTENTNQIILVDSKVDQFREEALQNNRGVSDKINQLITNKINPMIKSVDTIKTQITSLNDTIHGTLMPELQTLKDDFVRLNSTALTDCKLNTTIHESFSTVHDELDTPYVEESAEFVFVGVACSTVGFSYTSRNAIEIEPGSDKLKYRCQCRNLKQGAKKIQCGIHVLMCSTDPMY
- the LOC135485468 gene encoding uncharacterized protein LOC135485468 isoform X3, with amino-acid sequence MSAHIGVTNRAFDGEVEETGHSLSKDSGIADLADIIPELPPKKSPRPTPKVFVKNPSAHKYENQCPLPTGAGSANSTSKKRPDNLAIPSHISSTKNNRPASSVHDYEELPLAKTSKSQPRKRQNPLYDSAKAISQPDHSDSKNGSNCLSKNRALWIILIVIGILTILLFILLVLVIIGALGVKKTQFTSEPQVDNGARNKTIQLEAALEAALKRVNDLESKVVELDTVLSFIGNTSHNSTLLTRFDEVVKNTSSNTAAVSGLDTRVTENTNQIILVDSKVDQFREEALQNNRGVSDKINQLITNKINPMIKSVDTIKTQITSLNDTIHGTLMPELQTLKDDFVRLNSTALTDCKLNTTIHESFSTVHDELDTPYVEESASYVVVGAQCSTIGFKSHSRKIAPLIINGQETPYLTYKCNCIKKEVNFKKFECRIHVLMCSTAQK